The Triticum aestivum cultivar Chinese Spring chromosome 5A, IWGSC CS RefSeq v2.1, whole genome shotgun sequence genomic sequence AGTCTGCGCGGTGGTGGGGGAGCCTCTGCCTGGTAGCATCATCAGGGAGACGGAGGAATGGGGCAGCGACCCATTGACGCGCGCGGACGGTTGGGGCGTGGTTTGTGAGGTCCCCTGCTCGGGACAGCGGCGGCCGATCCACATCGCCGATTGTGGTGACCGGGGTGGACCACTGCAAGAAGGTAGGATGGGCTCTCCGATACACCACTGTTGACAAAACCAAAGCCAAACAACGAGCCATTAGAGAGCAGAAATATTCCATTGGTTATCAAATGTATTTCTGAATATTGCCGCTACATGTTATCCAGAGGTTGGGTAAGACAAGCATCCATAGCATAATGAAGCGTGGCGTATGCACCGTGCATTCATGTGTATAAAAGGTGAGCCCTTCAAGTTGGAAATCTTCAGAAACCATCCATTCATTGACGTACTCTGAAATGTTCACAAGACAATTAGAGTATCAATTGGTAGAGGAAATATTTGTTTCACACGCAAGAGAGCAAAAATAGATATTGATGGGAGAACGGGCACGCGGGAGCATAGATGGGCAGCAATGCTCCGACCTGTCGAATATAGCCCAAAGAAGTAACCTCCCGCCGCCACCCATCTGCAGATGCAGGTCGAGTCCTCCTCTAGCTTCAGGCCGAGGCCTCCTCCTTCTGCAAGTGGTGGCGAGGTGGCTCGGTGGACGGCGACGGG encodes the following:
- the LOC123107805 gene encoding uncharacterized protein isoform X1, translating into MTADERDRWQPTSTTGALAMPSHLCTLSASTTARISPPISAPCSPPTHPVAVHRATSPPLAEGGGLGLKLEEDSTCICRWVAAGGYFFGLYSTEYVNEWMVSEDFQLEGLTFYTHECTVHTPRFIMLWMLVLPNLWITLVYRRAHPTFLQWSTPVTTIGDVDRPPLSRAGDLTNHAPTVRARQWVAAPFLRLPDDATRQRLPHHRADYYRCSFTAAPWRSSTPPPAIQVRGPWRFTTTGPPESYSCHAQTRKVSASYF
- the LOC123107805 gene encoding uncharacterized protein isoform X2, with protein sequence MTADERDRWQPTSTTGALAMPSHLCTLSASTTARISPPISAPCSPPTHPVAVHRATSPPLAEGGGLGLKLEEDSTCICRWVAAGGYFFGLYSTEYVNEWMVSEDFQLEGLTFYTHECTWCIGEPILPSCSGPPRSPQSAMWIGRRCPEQGTSQTTPQPSARVNGSLPHSSVSLMMLPGRGSPTTAQTTTGAASLPHHGVHRRLLRPFKYAARGGSQLQGPRNPTPAMLRRGRFRPHTSDFIFDTSPTYL